The following is a genomic window from Parasegetibacter sp. NRK P23.
CTTCTGTCAGGACCTGTACACTGCTCAATGGCAATGCGTTGTAAAGAGAGGCGCGGAACCCGCCTACACTTCTGTGTCCCTTAATGCCGACGATACCTTCTTTTTTGCAGGTGTCCAGGAATTCTTTTTCTGCTTCCGGGTCATCCATAACGAAGATTACGTTCATCAGGCTGCGGTCCTCTTTCACAACGGTTGGCCTGAACAGGGGAAGTGCATCCAGTGTATTGTAAAGTAGCGTTGCCTTTTCATTGTTTCTCTTTTCTATGGCCGGAACGCCACCCTGTGCTTTTAACCACCGGAGCGTAAGCATGCAAACATAGATCGCGAATACAGGTGGTGTGTTCAGCATGGAACCATTACTGATGTGTTGCTGGTAATCGAGCATGGTGGGAATGGTCCGGCCTGTTTTTCCCAGGCATTTCTTATCAACGATCACCATGTTCACGCCTGCCGCGCCTACATTCTTCTGCGCACCGGCATAGATAAGATCGAATTGATTAAAATCCATCACCCTGCTCATGATGTCACTGCTCATGTCCGCCACCAGGGGGAAGGGTACATCGGGAACGAAGTGCATCTGGGTTCCTTCAACGGTATTATTGGTCGTATAGTGGAAATAGGCCGCCGTCTCCGGCAGTTGCCAGTCGCGTTGGATATAAGTGTAGTTTTTGTCTTTAGAACTGCCGGCCACCACTACGTTGCCGAAATGCTTTGCTTCCTTGATGGCTTTGGAACCCCATACACCTCCATCGAGGTAAACCGCTGTTCCGTCCTGGGGAAGCAGGTTCATGGGCACCTGCATGAATTGTGTGGAGGCGCCGCCGTGCAGGAACAATACTTCCTTGTCCGCATTCAGTTGCATCAGTTCCTTCGTGAGCGATACGGCTTCATCGAGTACCGGTTGGAA
Proteins encoded in this region:
- the serC gene encoding 3-phosphoserine/phosphohydroxythreonine transaminase codes for the protein MVHNFNAGPSILPAEVFKQASEAILNFNGTGLSILEIGHRTNLFQPVLDEAVSLTKELMQLNADKEVLFLHGGASTQFMQVPMNLLPQDGTAVYLDGGVWGSKAIKEAKHFGNVVVAGSSKDKNYTYIQRDWQLPETAAYFHYTTNNTVEGTQMHFVPDVPFPLVADMSSDIMSRVMDFNQFDLIYAGAQKNVGAAGVNMVIVDKKCLGKTGRTIPTMLDYQQHISNGSMLNTPPVFAIYVCMLTLRWLKAQGGVPAIEKRNNEKATLLYNTLDALPLFRPTVVKEDRSLMNVIFVMDDPEAEKEFLDTCKKEGIVGIKGHRSVGGFRASLYNALPLSSVQVLTEVMRHFADRKG